Proteins from a single region of Nomascus leucogenys isolate Asia chromosome 2, Asia_NLE_v1, whole genome shotgun sequence:
- the CAPNS2 gene encoding calpain small subunit 2 — protein sequence MFLAKALLEGADRGLGEALGGLFGGGGQRREGGGRNIGGIVGGIVNFISEAAAAQYTPEPPPTQQHFTNVEASESEEVRRFRQQFTQLAGPDMEVGATDLMNILNKDLPKHKDLKTDGFSLDTCRSIVSVMDSDTTGKLGFEEFKYLWNNINKWQCVYKQYDRDHSGSLGSSQLRGALQAAGFQLNEQLYQMIVRRYANEDGDMDFNNFISCLVRLDAMFRAFKSLDRDRDGLIQVSIKEWLQLTMYS from the coding sequence ATGTTTCTTGCAAAGGCTCTATTGGAAGGAGCAGATCGAGGTCTTGGAGAAGCTCTTGGAGGCCTCTTTGGAGGAGGTGgtcagagaagagaaggaggaggaagaaatattGGAGGGATAGTTGGAGGAATTGTGAATTTTATCAGTGAGGCTGCAGCAGCTCAGTATACTCCAGAACCGCCTCCCACTCAGCAGCATTTCACCAATGTGGAGGCCTCAGAAAGTGAGGAAGTTAGGCGATTTCGGCAACAATTTACACAGCTGGCTGGACCAGACATGGAGGTGGGTGCCACTGATCTGATGAATATTCTCAACAAAGACCTTCCTAAGCACAAGGATCTGAAGACCGATGGTTTTAGTCTCGACACCTGCCGGAGCATTGTGTCTGTCATGGACAGTGACACGACTGGGAAGCTGGGCTTTGAAGAATTTAAGTATCTGTGGAACAACATCAATAAATGGCAGTGTGTTTATAAGCAGTATGACAGGGACCATTCTGGGTCTCTGGGAAGTTCTCAGCTGCGGGGAGCTCTGCAGGCCGCAGGCTTCCAGCTAAATGAACAACTTTACCAAATGATTGTCCGCCGGTATGCTAATGAAGATGGAGATATGGATTTTAACAATTTCATCAGCTGCTTGGTCCGCCTGGATGCCATGTTTCGTGCCTTCAAGTCTCTGGATAGAGATAGAGATGGCCTGATTCAAGTGTCTATCAAAGAATGGCTGCAGTTGACCATGTATTCCTGA